In Colletotrichum lupini chromosome 6, complete sequence, a single window of DNA contains:
- a CDS encoding mannosyl-3-phosphoglycerate synthase — translation MRLTRPSRFERLGSIQINELQRVIELDAGSGRSTSSSLTVSRDDFLAIESRMAIVVLCMNEEFRTIESVFSGIPHDCLIVLVSNSNRTQGGYNDRYETEVNILQNFCREADRFAIAVHQKDPGVADAFAAAGAPELVSDGDGLVHSGKGEGMLVGMAVAALMEREYVGFVDADNYIPGSINEYCKSYAAGFHLSRATAEYAMVRVSWSSKPKERNGRLMFDRRGRSSRVVNEWLNNLLQEFSGYGTDCITTGNAGEHAMTMSLALKLRMASGFAVEPYEYLYLLEQMGDLDHHHHHQNHINHQRLDDDNNSDTLSDASSPISPSSMSQLLSPPASPVSLGGGSSSSRSSSRNSSLGRNRNRSNGSRQQHASVQIHQIETRNPHLHDNKGDEHVSDMRAQALHMLYHSPMTPAPMKAALRKWMEDEGVLAVGGEVPRERVYPALGELDMARLAGLLGGESVRRMVGGFP, via the coding sequence ATGAGACTTACACGGCCTTCCCGCTTCGAGCGCCTCGGCTCAATACAAATCAACGAGCTACAGCGCGTCATCGAGCTCGACGCCGGCTCAGGACGCAGCACCTCCTCCAGCCTCACCGTCTCGCGGGATGATTTTCTCGCCATCGAGTCGCGCATGGCCATCGTCGTGCTCTGCATGAACGAAGAGTTCCGCACAATCGAGTCCGTCTTCTCGGGCATCCCGCACGACTGCCTCATCGTCCTCGTCTCCAACAGCAACAGGACGCAGGGCGGCTACAACGACCGGTACGAGACGGAGGTCAATATCCTACAAAACTTCTGCCGCGAGGCGGATCGCTTCGCTATCGCGGTGCACCAAAAGGACCCTGGCGTCGCTGATGCGTTTGCGGCGGCGGGGGCTCCTGAGTTGGTGAGCGACGGCGACGGGCTGGTGCATAGTGGTAAAGGGGAGGGGATGCTCGTCGGCATGGCTGTCGCGGCGCTGATGGAGAGGGAGTACGTCGGCTTCGTGGACGCCGATAACTATATCCCCGGTTCCATCAACGAGTACTGCAAGAGTTACGCTGCCGGGTTCCATCTCTCGAGGGCGACGGCGGAATATGCCATGGTCCGGGTGTCGTGGAGCTCCAAGCCCAAGGAGCGGAACGGGCGGTTGATGTTTGATCGGAGGGGACGGAGTTCAAGGGTGGTCAACGAGTGGTTGAATAATCTCCTGCAAGAGTTCTCTGGCTACGGGACGGATTGCATTACGACGGGGAATGCTGGAGAGCACGCCATGACGATGAGTCTTGCGCTGAAGCTGAGGATGGCGAGCGGATTTGCCGTCGAGCCGTATGAGTACCTCTACCTCCTGGAGCAGATGGGCGACTTGgaccatcatcatcatcaccagAACCACATCAACCACCAAAGACTCGACGACGACAATAACAGCGACACGCTCTCAGACGCAAGCAGCCCGATATCTCCGTCGTCAATGTCGCAGCTCCTGTCGCCTCCCGCCTCGCCCGTCAGCcttggcggcggcagcagcagcagccggagcagcagcagaaaCAGCAGCCTCGGCCGCAACCGCAACCGCAGCAACGGCTCGCGGCAGCAACACGCCTCGGTGCAGATCCACCAAATCGAGACGCGGAACCCGCACCTGCACGACAACAAGGGCGATGAGCACGTCAGCGACATGCGCGCGCAGGCGCTGCACATGCTGTACCACTCGCCCATGACGCCGGCGCCGATGAAGGCGGCGCTGCGCAAGTGGATGGAGGACGAGGGGGTGTTGGCGGTTGGGGGGGAGGTGCCGCGGGAGCGGGTGTATCCTGCGCTCGGGGAGCTTGATATGGCGAGGCTCGCGGGGTTGCTGGGCGGGGAGAGTGTGAGGAGGATGGTTGGGGGGTTTCCTTGA
- a CDS encoding major facilitator superfamily transporter has translation MKVEVAKCGWAPDLVRVYTGLWLMPTAHLHLHFQDRAGQKASLFHPRTHPINYFANRAALFPAASHTKNLDKSLSITFRLGPISEVGDASERSSSDQQAAKAGTGRGRIDVPMSLFDMFSSSPTPPRAPRAMISSRSRIHNRKQVQTAYPYVRTIWSDTRQFSLTAAKGLVNSSPPTLPPPGLRVFQSGLLSLFSNTRPECSLPAAGVGAGGGVAFQFCFCDDTPTDLFILHVSRALLFASAIHCLAGVLWIRQLKHDDIAKGKREIMSSSPPHIAYDVEKSGPQQTMESRPHDDDNARMKEAVNSDEKALPSSSSDDDPPGIVAQDTDPDTDAGHGAGAEASGIVGRVLSRATSRSSIVQGPPPDGGVTAWMAIFSAHLVIMNTWGIVNSFGVFQSYYTTLLGRPPSDIAWIGSFEVFLLFFISTFSGRLTDAGYFRHLFVTGFLFVFLGMFATSFCSQYWQLFLSQGICLGLGNGLLFCPALSTASTYFDKKRALALGFVSIGSSTGGLIYPSMVRQLLPSIGFGWTIRAIAFVQAGTLIISFIFLKPRVKPRKAGSIVEWAAFKELEYTFYAIGSFLNYLGVFFAFYYLASYTRDIIGLSYNASLNLLLVLNGVGVPGRILPGYIADRVGSINTLIPMSLASSILMYCWVAVSSTAGPYVWTPFYGLVASAIQSLFPSALSQLTSDPRKQGTRMGMTFTIVSFAVLTGPPIAGAIIQAEGGRYVGAQVYAGSCLLAGMCFWCAAKMVKTRRAGMGLKVWVKTFSILLQGLDGQKILTSPEAITTYSSPSLRLSQSQPQTSNQRKIPLYTQTIEISPGHSYLNQNLVNHLWPHTALRRRQSHSTKRLDSLISTSNALPTLPSTLGKYAARQPVIKPRSRPQVILAARCRTRDAVPNNPKSYNPHCISRKTTLPPSPARPLSNSNGARNYHHADSRISCIIECEGSCATRP, from the exons ATGAA AGTCGAAGTCGCCAAATGTGGCTGGGCACCGGATTTGGTCCGCGTGTACACCGGGCTGTGGCTGATGCCAACGGCACACCTTCACCTCCACTTCCAGGACAGGGCAGGCCAGAAAGCTTCTCTCTTCCATCCACGCACGCACCCTATCAACTACTTCGCCAACAGAGCAGCCCTCTTCCCTGCTGCCTCTCACACCAAGAATCTCGATAAATCATTGTCCATCACGTTTCGTTTGGGGCCCATCTCCGAAGTTGGAGATGCCTCGGAGCGGTCCAGCTCCGATCAGCAAGCAGCCAAAGCCGGAACCGGCCG CGGGCGGATTGACGTCCCGATGTCTTTATTCGATATGTTCAGCAGCTCGCCTACGCCTCCCCGAGCCCCCCGGGCAATGATTTCCAGTCGCAGTCGCATTCACAATCGCAAACAAGTACAAACCGCATACCCATACGTACGGACAATATGGAGTGATACTCGACAATTCTCTTTGACAGCTGCAAAAGGGCTTGTCAACTCGTCTCCACCCACTTTACCGCCCCCCGGATTGCGTGTGTTTCAAAGTGGATTGCTTTCCTTGTTCTCCAACACCCGGCCAGAATGCAGCTTGCCCGCGGCCGGGGTCGGCGCCGGGGGTGG CGTCGCTTTCCAA TTTTGCTTCTGCGACGACACCCCTACTGATCTCTTCATTCTTCATGTTTCTCGAGCACTTCTGTTTGCGTCGGCTATTCATTGCTTAGCAGGAGTTCTATGGATTCGGCAACTGAAGCATGACGACATTGCGAAA GGCAAAAGGGAAATCATGAGCTCTTCCCCTCCTCACATCGCCTATGATGTCGAAAAGTCAGGGCCACAGCAGACGATGGAGTCGCGCCCTCATGACGACGATAATGCTCGCATGAAGGAAGCCGTAAACAGCGACGAAAAGGCGCTGCCGTCGTCTTCATCGGACGACGACCCGCCGGGCATCGTGGCGCAGGACACGGACCCGGACACGGATGCTGGGCACGGGGCCGGCGCCGAGGCCAGCGGGATCGTGGGCCGGGTGCTCAGTCGGGCCACGTCCAGGTCCAGTATTGTACAAGGTCCGCCTCCTGACGGGGGCGTCACCGCATGGATGGCGA TCTTCAGCGCCCATCTGGTCATTATGAATACCTG GGGCATCGTCAACTCATTCGGCGTCTTCCAATCCTACTACACCACTCTACTCGGACGCCCGCCGTCAGACATAGCCTGGATCGGCTCTTTCGAGGttttcctcctcttcttcatcaGCACCTTCAGCGGCCGCCTCACAGACGCAGGCTACTTTCGCCACCTATTCGTCACCGGTTTCCTCTTCGTGTTCCTAGGCATGTTCGCAACCTCCTTCTGCTCGCAGTACTGGCAATTGTTCCTCTCGCAGGGTATCTGCCTAGGCCTCGGCAACGGCTTGCTCTTCTGTCCCGCCCTGTCGACGGCGTCCACCTATTTCGACAAGAAAAGGGCACTTGCGCTGGGGTTCGTGTCGATTGGCAGCTCGACGGGCGGGTTGATCTATCCTAGCATGGTGAGGCAGCTGCTTCCAAGTATTGGGTTCGGGTGGACCATCCGTGCTATCGCGTTCGTGCAGGCCGGCACGCTGATCATCAGCTTCATCTTCCTGAAGCCGAGAGTCAAGCCCAGGAAAGCCGGGAGCATCGTCGAGTGGGCTGCTTTCAAAGAGTTGGAGTACACTTTCTACGCCATTGGGTCCTTCCTA AACTACTTAGGCGTCTTTTTCGCATTCTACTACCTAGCCTCCTACACCCGCGATATCATAGGCCTCTCCTACAACGCCTCCCTcaacctcctcctcgtcctcaaCGGCGTCGGCGTACCAGGCCGCATCCTTCCCGGCTACATCGCCGACCGCGTCGGCTCCATAAACACCCTCATCCCCATGTCCCTCGCCTCCAGCATCCTCATGTACTGCTGGGTCGCCGTCTCCTCGACAGCAGGTCCCTACGTCTGGACCCCATTCTACGGCCTCGTCGCCAGCGCGATCCAGAGCCTGTTCCCTTCGGCACTGAGCCAGCTGACGAGCGATCCAAGGAAGCAGGGGACGCGGATGGGTATGACGTTTACGATTGTGAGTTTTGCGGTGTTGACGGGTCCGCCGATTGCTGGGGCGATTATTCAGGCTGAGGGGGGGAGGTATGTGGGTGCGCAGGTGTATGCGGGGTCTTGTTTGCTTGCTGGTATGTGTTTTTGGTGTGCGGCGAAGATGGTGAAGACGAGGAGGGCCGGGATGGGGTTGAAGGTTTGGGTCAAG ACGTTCTCAATTCTGTTACAAGGATTAGATGGACAAA AAATCTTGACAAGCCCCGAAGCGATCACCACCTACTCATCCCCTTCCTTGAGGCTATCTCAGTCTCAACCACAGACCAGCAACCAACGCAA AATTCCTCTCTACACACAAACAATAGAAATATCTCCGGGCCACTCGTACCTCAATCAGAATCTTGTCAACCACCTCTGGCCTCACACTGCTCTGAGACGAAGGCAGTCGCATTCGACTAAACGGCTGGATAGTCTAATTTCGACATCCAATGCTCTTCCAACTCTTCCCTCAACTCTCGGCAAATATGCAGCAAGACAGCCTGTCATCAAACCCAGAAGTCGACCCCAAGTAATCCTCGCAGCAAGATGTCGGACCAGA GACGCCGTACCAAACAACCCCAAGTCATACAACCCGCATTGCATATCCCGGAAAACAACCCTCCCCCCTTCCCCGGCGCGGCCGTTGTCGAACAGTAACGGCGCGCGAAACTACCACCATGCAGATTCTCGGATTTCGTGCATAATCGAGTGCGAGGGCAGCTGTGCTACCCGGCCGTAA